One Panicum virgatum strain AP13 chromosome 9K, P.virgatum_v5, whole genome shotgun sequence genomic region harbors:
- the LOC120650014 gene encoding zinc finger protein CONSTANS-LIKE 16-like produces MTSAAGSATGAAGSATGAALGARTARSCDGCMRRRARWHCSADDAFLCQACDASVHSANPLARRHHRVRLPSASCSSPPRDPDAPAWLHGLKRRPRTPRSKPRGSSKHEATLASIAAAVSATVPDLETEESGSGIVGDNDDFHGLDDDDEDLLYRVPVLDPMLAELDNPVTDEGEQKPAACLILSLAETSPEFASGSAEADGLSGFDVPDMELASFAADMESLLMGVEDGFDNLDFLDEEKPQVNVDLGRMNLEAMAAPAPAPERDEKKRKRPEMILKLNYEGVIASWVRDGGSPWFHGERRPHLDPYEESWSDFPAGCSRGLLGGAVTAVTGGEREARVSRYREKRRTRLFAKKIRYEVRKLNAEKRPRMKGRFVKRSSLPPLPRPPPPPQQQPKQPPRAMPHHVGMMLAPPVGAHGRFRF; encoded by the exons ATGACGAGCGCCGCCGGATCGGCGACGGGCGCCGCCGGATCGGCGACGGGCGCCGCGctgggcgcgcgcacggcgcgcTCCTGCGACGGCTGCATGCGCCGGCGGGCGCGGTGGCACTGCTCCGCTGACGACGCCTTCCTGTGCCAGGCCTGCGACGCCTCCGTCCACTCGGCCAACCCGctcgcgcgccgccaccaccgcgtccGCCTCCCCTCGGCGTCCTGCTCCTCCCCTCCGCGCGACCCCGACGCGCCCGCGTGGCTCCACGGCCTCAAGCGCCGGCCGCGGACGCCGCGGTCCAAACCAAGGGGGAGCAGCAAGCACGAGGCCACGCTCGCATCGATCGCCGCGGCCGTTTCGGCAACGGTGCCCGACCTCGAGACGGAGGAGTCTGGCTCCGGCATCGTGGGCGacaacgacgacttccacgggttggacgacgacgacgaggatcTTCTGTACCGTGTCCCTGTGTTGGACCCCATGCTCGCCGAGCTGGACAACCCCGTGACCGACGAGGGGGAGCAGAAGCCGGCGGCCTGCCTGATCTTGTCACTCGCGGAGACGTCGCCGGAGTTTGCCTCCGGCTCGGCGGAGGCGGACGGGCTCTCCGGATTCGACGTCCCGGACATGGAGCTCGCTAGCTTCGCCGCGGACATGGAGAGCCTCCTCATGGGAGTCGAGGACGGGTTTGATAATCTGGATTTCTTGGACGAGGAGAAGCCTCAGGTGAACGTGGACCTGGGCCGCATGAACCtcgaggccatggcggcgccggcgccggcgccggaacgAGATGAGAAGAAAAGGAAGCGGCCAGAGATGATACTCAAGCTCAACTACGAGGGAGTCATCGCCTCTTGGGTCCGTGACGGCGGGTCGCCGTGGTTCCACGGCGAGCGTCGTCCTCACCTCGATCCTTACGAAGAGTCCTGGTCGGACTTCCCG GCGGGGTGCAGCAGgggcctcctcggcggcgccgtGACAGCGgtgaccggcggcgagcgggaggcGCGGGTGTCGCGGTACCGGGAGAAGCGGCGGACGCGGCTGTTCGCCAAGAAGATCCGGTACGAGGTGCGCAAGCTCAACGCCGAGAAGCGGCCGCGCATGAAGGGCCGGTTCGTGAAGCGCagctcgctgccgccgctgccgaggcccccgccgccgccgcagcagcagccgaaGCAGCCGCCGCGGGCGATGCCGCATCACGTGGGCATGATGCTCGCGCCGCCAGTGGGCGCGCACGGGCGCTTCCGTTTTTGA